The Thalassotalea sp. 273M-4 genome includes a region encoding these proteins:
- the prfB gene encoding peptide chain release factor 2 (programmed frameshift): MFEVNPLHNKIKDIRERTDVLRGYLDYEQKSERLIEVNRELELPDVWNEPERAQALGKERSALELVVKTIDDMDSGCEDIEGLIELAVEEEDEDTLDDAQAELDQLIVSLEKLEFRRMFSGKQDANDCYLDIQAGSGGTEAQDWASMLMRMYLRWGEARGFKVDILEETDGDVAGIKSCTIKFSGEYAFGWLRTETGVHRLVRKSPFDSNSRRHTSFASAFVYPEIDDDIEIEINPADLRIDTFRASGAGGQHVNKTDSAIRITHIPTNAVVQCQNDRSQHKNRATAMKLLKAKLYELEIQKQNEDKQALEDGKSDIGWGSQIRSYVLDDSRIKDLRTGVESRNTQAVLDGNLDPFIEASLKSGL; the protein is encoded by the exons ATGTTTGAAGTCAATCCATTACATAATAAAATAAAAGATATCCGTGAACGCACCGATGTGCTTCGGGGGTACCTT GACTATGAACAAAAATCTGAACGATTAATCGAAGTTAATCGCGAATTAGAATTACCCGATGTCTGGAATGAGCCTGAACGAGCCCAAGCCTTGGGGAAAGAACGTTCAGCGCTAGAATTAGTGGTTAAAACCATTGATGATATGGACTCGGGGTGTGAAGACATTGAAGGCTTAATCGAACTGGCTGTTGAAGAAGAAGACGAAGACACGCTTGACGATGCCCAAGCTGAACTTGACCAACTTATCGTGAGTCTAGAGAAGCTTGAATTTCGACGAATGTTTTCTGGTAAACAGGACGCAAATGACTGTTACCTTGACATTCAAGCCGGATCGGGTGGTACCGAAGCCCAAGATTGGGCCAGTATGCTGATGCGAATGTACTTACGCTGGGGTGAAGCTCGCGGTTTTAAAGTGGATATTTTAGAAGAAACCGATGGTGATGTTGCAGGTATTAAAAGTTGTACCATCAAGTTCAGCGGCGAATACGCGTTTGGTTGGTTACGCACCGAAACAGGGGTACATCGTTTGGTGCGAAAGTCACCTTTTGATTCAAACTCGCGTCGGCATACCTCGTTTGCTTCGGCATTTGTGTACCCTGAGATAGATGACGATATTGAAATTGAAATCAACCCAGCGGATTTACGTATAGACACCTTTAGAGCCTCTGGCGCCGGTGGTCAGCACGTTAACAAGACCGACTCGGCGATTCGAATTACCCATATCCCGACCAACGCTGTGGTGCAGTGTCAAAATGATCGCTCGCAACATAAAAACCGTGCAACGGCCATGAAACTATTAAAAGCCAAGTTGTATGAATTAGAAATTCAAAAACAGAACGAAGACAAGCAAGCGTTAGAAGATGGTAAATCCGACATCGGCTGGGGCAGTCAAATTCGTTCCTACGTGCTCGATGACAGTCGCATTAAAGACTTGCGAACTGGTGTTGAAAGCCGAAACACACAAGCGGTACTAGATGGTAATCTAGACCCATTTATTGAAGCCAGCTTAAAATCTGGTCTTTAA
- the recJ gene encoding single-stranded-DNA-specific exonuclease RecJ, protein MIKTIQRRPVADTSELPANLHPILKNIYANRGIESAEQLEQSAQAMHNPKQLKGLEQACAVIFDAIKAKKRIIIVGDFDADGATSTALMMSGLQLLGSHNHDFLVPNRFDFGYGLTPQISQIAVEQMGAEVIVTVDNGISCLAGVEMAKALGCQVIVTDHHLPGNQLPDADAIVNPNQPGCPFPSKSIAGVGVAFYLMLALRQSMRQANWFAQQGLAEPNMAQLLDLVALGTVADVVSLDHNNRILVAQGLKRIRAGATRPGIVALIEVAGKNQRQLVASDFGFGLGPRINAAGRLDDMGLGIKCLLETDLNVARVMAKELDELNQTRREIEAGMQHEAMQVLDTLSFEQQQMPMALALYRPDWHQGVIGIVAGRLKEKFHRPTIVFAKGRDDASDSEIKGSARSIPGLHIRDLLEHIDSQHPGLITKFGGHAMAAGLSIKEADFERFQQHFYHYAEQWLESEMLNNIILSDGELEQQLLTLEFAHLLRESGPWGQNFPEPVFDNHFRLIQQRIVGDKHLKMLVELNGVSIDAIAFNVDLQQWPNHRCEWVHLAYKLDVNEFRGKQSVQLLVNYLQSV, encoded by the coding sequence ATGATTAAAACCATTCAACGTCGCCCTGTTGCTGATACTTCTGAACTGCCTGCAAACCTGCACCCCATTTTAAAAAATATTTACGCCAACCGCGGTATTGAGTCGGCTGAGCAATTAGAGCAATCAGCCCAAGCAATGCATAACCCCAAACAACTTAAAGGGCTTGAGCAAGCTTGTGCCGTGATTTTTGATGCCATAAAAGCCAAGAAACGGATCATCATTGTTGGTGATTTTGATGCCGATGGCGCTACATCAACAGCACTCATGATGAGTGGCTTGCAATTACTTGGCAGTCACAATCATGATTTTTTGGTGCCTAATCGTTTTGATTTTGGCTATGGTTTAACCCCACAGATCAGCCAAATCGCCGTGGAGCAAATGGGCGCAGAAGTCATTGTTACTGTCGATAATGGCATCAGTTGTTTGGCAGGGGTTGAGATGGCTAAAGCATTAGGTTGTCAGGTTATTGTTACCGATCATCATTTACCGGGTAATCAACTGCCTGACGCCGATGCCATTGTAAATCCAAATCAGCCAGGTTGCCCATTTCCAAGCAAATCGATAGCCGGTGTGGGCGTGGCTTTTTATTTGATGCTGGCGCTTAGACAATCCATGCGACAAGCCAATTGGTTCGCTCAACAAGGCTTAGCCGAACCGAATATGGCGCAACTGCTCGATTTGGTTGCCCTTGGTACCGTTGCCGATGTGGTTAGCTTGGATCACAATAATCGTATTTTGGTGGCGCAAGGCTTAAAAAGAATTCGAGCCGGTGCTACGCGACCAGGCATTGTGGCGTTGATTGAAGTGGCAGGGAAAAACCAACGACAATTGGTCGCAAGTGATTTCGGTTTCGGTCTTGGTCCGCGTATTAATGCCGCAGGTCGTTTAGATGATATGGGGTTAGGAATAAAGTGTTTGCTCGAAACAGATTTAAATGTGGCTCGAGTAATGGCGAAAGAATTAGATGAGTTAAACCAAACCCGTCGAGAGATTGAAGCAGGGATGCAGCATGAAGCGATGCAGGTGCTCGACACCTTATCGTTTGAACAGCAACAAATGCCAATGGCGCTGGCTTTGTACCGACCGGATTGGCACCAAGGTGTTATAGGCATTGTCGCGGGGCGGTTAAAAGAAAAGTTTCATCGCCCAACCATTGTTTTTGCCAAAGGCCGTGATGATGCATCTGATAGCGAAATTAAAGGCTCGGCTCGTTCTATTCCTGGTTTGCATATTCGAGATTTGTTAGAACATATTGACTCCCAGCACCCGGGCTTAATCACCAAGTTTGGTGGCCACGCGATGGCTGCGGGGCTCTCGATTAAAGAAGCCGATTTTGAGCGCTTTCAGCAACACTTTTATCATTACGCTGAGCAATGGCTTGAATCCGAAATGCTCAACAATATTATCCTAAGTGATGGCGAATTAGAGCAGCAATTGTTGACCTTAGAGTTTGCCCATCTGCTGCGCGAATCAGGACCTTGGGGGCAAAATTTTCCTGAGCCTGTCTTTGATAATCATTTTCGTTTAATCCAACAACGTATTGTTGGCGATAAACATTTGAAAATGTTGGTTGAGCTTAATGGCGTAAGCATTGATGCGATTGCGTTTAATGTCGATTTACAACAATGGCCAAATCATCGTTGTGAATGGGTGCATTTGGCTTATAAACTCGATGTAAATGAGTTTAGAGGAAAACAAAGCGTACAGCTTCTCGTCAATTATTTACAAAGTGTCTAA
- the iadA gene encoding beta-aspartyl-peptidase, which produces MMKLFKNAIVFAPQYLGKQDVLVASNKIIAIDHNIELEASHSLTVIDAKEQYLIPGLVDSLVHISGGGGEGGFATRTPEMSPQDAVYGGVTTLIGALGTDSVTRSLEDLVAKAKALKEFGLSAYCYSGSYHYPVKTITASLEKDILMIDEIIGVGEVAISDHRSSQMSVDDLARLTSQARVGGMLAGKSGIVSIHVGDEPTELALLEQVCQSSGIPLSQFYPTHINRSQSLLNTGIEFAKKGGFIDFTTSTTEQILAAGEVAAPLALKMALDAGVHINHISMSSDGNGSLPVFDQESHLIDLQVANVRSLHQAMVTAHQDYQVDLAMAIGSVTKSPANILGLAHKGRIEVGADADLLLLERESLAIDSVFALGQPMMQAKTLTRKPYFS; this is translated from the coding sequence ATGATGAAGCTATTTAAAAATGCGATTGTATTCGCACCGCAATATTTAGGTAAACAAGACGTGCTAGTGGCGTCTAATAAAATCATTGCCATTGACCATAATATTGAACTTGAAGCAAGTCATAGCTTAACCGTGATTGATGCCAAAGAGCAATATTTGATCCCTGGTTTGGTGGACTCTTTAGTGCATATTTCTGGTGGTGGCGGTGAGGGTGGTTTTGCCACCCGAACACCCGAAATGTCACCTCAAGATGCAGTATATGGCGGGGTGACCACTTTAATCGGCGCTTTGGGGACAGACTCGGTAACCCGTTCGTTAGAAGACTTAGTTGCTAAAGCCAAAGCGTTAAAAGAATTTGGTTTATCCGCCTATTGTTATAGTGGTTCTTATCATTATCCCGTCAAAACCATTACCGCATCACTGGAAAAAGACATTCTAATGATTGACGAAATTATTGGCGTTGGCGAGGTTGCAATAAGCGATCATAGAAGCAGTCAAATGAGCGTCGATGATTTGGCCAGACTCACCTCACAAGCTCGGGTTGGTGGCATGTTAGCGGGCAAATCTGGCATTGTCAGTATTCATGTCGGAGATGAACCAACGGAACTTGCTTTACTCGAGCAAGTTTGTCAAAGCTCAGGGATCCCTTTGAGTCAGTTTTATCCAACGCATATAAACCGTAGTCAATCTTTATTGAATACCGGCATAGAGTTTGCCAAAAAAGGTGGCTTTATTGACTTTACCACCAGTACCACAGAGCAAATTTTGGCTGCCGGTGAAGTCGCTGCCCCGTTGGCGTTAAAAATGGCGCTCGATGCTGGCGTTCATATCAATCATATATCAATGAGTTCAGATGGTAATGGCAGTTTACCTGTGTTTGATCAAGAATCTCATTTAATCGACTTACAAGTAGCCAATGTACGCAGTTTGCATCAAGCGATGGTGACAGCCCATCAAGACTATCAAGTTGACTTAGCCATGGCTATTGGCAGCGTGACCAAATCGCCAGCAAATATTCTGGGCTTAGCTCACAAAGGGCGCATTGAAGTAGGTGCCGATGCCGATTTGCTGTTATTAGAGCGAGAATCCTTGGCCATTGATAGTGTGTTTGCCCTTGGTCAACCTATGATGCAAGCTAAGACCTTAACGAGAAAGCCTTATTTTAGTTAA
- the yfcC gene encoding putative basic amino acid antiporter YfcC: MTTTTYTSSVSSSKRMPDAFIILFFVVVFAAVLTHLVPAGKFSLSAATPTQEATLIADSFTLNDTSQGVPLFAEQGGVGFFNFAFEGMVSGSKWGSAIGVMMFILITGGAFGVVMKTGAINNGILALIYRVKKAETLFIPILFILFSLAGAVFGMGEEAIAFCIVLLPLMRALGYDNITTVMVTYVATQIGFATSWMNPFSVAIAQGIADVPLLSGAEFRMVCWLVFTVFGTVFTMRYAHSIKAEKQQSGELGQSTMPSFQLIDGVVLLAFLATIIWVIWGVTARGYYIPELASQFFTMACVIGVISVIGKRLDIHQVSDAFQQGAKDLLPAALIVGMAKGIVILLGGDNPAEFSVLNTILYGASEAIGDLPKQLSALCMLLFQSVFNFFIASGSGQAALTMPLMAPLSDLIGISRQVAVLAFQLGDGLTNIIIPTSASLIGCLGVAKIDWLVWAKFVYKFLLALILLSATTMVVAVSIQFS, translated from the coding sequence ATGACGACAACCACATATACCTCATCCGTGAGCAGTTCAAAGCGGATGCCCGATGCTTTTATTATTTTGTTTTTTGTGGTGGTATTCGCTGCCGTATTAACGCATTTGGTGCCTGCTGGAAAGTTTAGCCTCAGTGCAGCAACCCCAACACAAGAAGCGACCTTAATCGCGGATAGCTTTACTTTAAATGACACCAGCCAAGGTGTGCCTTTGTTTGCCGAGCAAGGCGGGGTTGGTTTTTTTAACTTTGCCTTTGAAGGCATGGTGTCTGGCAGTAAATGGGGCAGTGCCATTGGGGTGATGATGTTTATCTTGATCACCGGCGGTGCCTTTGGCGTGGTAATGAAAACAGGCGCCATTAACAATGGTATATTGGCCTTGATTTACAGGGTAAAAAAAGCTGAAACTCTATTTATTCCGATATTATTTATTCTCTTTTCGTTGGCCGGTGCGGTCTTTGGTATGGGGGAGGAGGCCATTGCCTTTTGTATTGTCTTACTGCCCCTTATGCGCGCGCTAGGTTATGACAACATCACAACAGTGATGGTCACCTATGTTGCCACTCAAATTGGCTTTGCCACCTCTTGGATGAACCCTTTTAGTGTGGCAATAGCCCAAGGTATTGCCGATGTACCATTGTTATCGGGTGCTGAGTTTCGTATGGTTTGTTGGTTAGTCTTTACCGTATTTGGCACTGTCTTTACCATGCGCTACGCCCATTCGATAAAAGCAGAAAAACAACAAAGTGGTGAGCTGGGCCAATCGACAATGCCCTCGTTTCAATTAATTGATGGCGTGGTTTTATTGGCCTTTTTAGCCACCATTATTTGGGTTATCTGGGGGGTGACAGCAAGAGGCTATTACATTCCCGAGCTTGCCAGTCAGTTTTTTACAATGGCGTGTGTGATTGGCGTTATCAGCGTCATCGGAAAACGTTTAGATATTCATCAAGTATCCGATGCCTTTCAACAAGGGGCAAAAGATCTTTTGCCTGCAGCCTTGATTGTAGGAATGGCCAAGGGCATAGTTATTTTACTTGGTGGCGATAATCCCGCTGAGTTTTCGGTGCTCAATACCATTCTTTATGGCGCTAGTGAAGCGATTGGCGATTTGCCCAAGCAATTAAGCGCGCTTTGCATGTTGTTATTTCAATCGGTATTTAACTTTTTCATTGCTTCAGGCTCTGGGCAAGCGGCCTTAACCATGCCGTTAATGGCGCCATTATCGGATTTAATTGGGATCTCACGCCAAGTTGCCGTATTGGCGTTTCAACTTGGAGATGGTTTAACCAATATTATTATCCCAACGTCAGCTTCGCTTATTGGCTGTCTTGGGGTGGCGAAAATCGACTGGTTGGTTTGGGCCAAATTTGTTTATAAGTTTTTATTGGCACTTATTCTTCTTTCAGCGACTACTATGGTGGTGGCTGTGAGCATACAATTTTCATAG
- a CDS encoding TonB-dependent receptor domain-containing protein, whose protein sequence is MFNKSLIALTVISVSNLAVAQSAETNTSEIEKITVTGSQIKGVDLEGAQPLVIIDSEAIKRSGASSVSELMLQLGQTRGGDGSFSTSESGALSTSTPAGQAAASLRGLGPSATLTLINGRRVAASSFAAGTQNFVDINSIPLAAIERVEVLATGASATYGADAVAGVINYILKKNYQGAELNVSQADSFESSSEGKTNINFIFGTSLADGNLTVFGDYYKREEFTAQDRDFTKSPLLESSYSYLPKNTPNIYYWSAKDGNEIANPNCKTDLVTTEYGEQICAYYRNEDDVLLPELESASAGFTYSKEIGEMFWNTDFFYSHSESVAKSSPSAILDLDDDDGPWVNETALEIFPQEVQDQLFDAIWIDPYYTQADQKLWGFKYDARFATPRTVEVSTDAFRLVSTLSGQWNDWDWETGVTLSKSESEQVAIAGVYNRYKYTAAVDGELCSDGTLASYDGDTVSCASGSLLGMYNPFLEGDANNDAILARAQEKPTRDGESTVYGWDARLSGELFEFNQHMVSAAFGMEVRKEEITDVPSLNARARSENDYLVDVFGFGSSFSEADRTQWASFAELYWPLTDQLEMQLAGRYDNYDDFGDTFNPKVALTYRPIDSLVVRASWSTAFRAPSLTQAGVKLRATTATYDCGANPAVADLYCEGYGDERSPNVLELGNANLSPEESESVSLGFAYSPTANINVSLDYWAFEHEDLVDTDMTQLLDRALTDASVRFCGLVPEGEIGVSYDPYLCDVTDQAGLTIEDQGANLNEILDAWIDYDDPRYYELPLYRDHVIQLMNTGKQEVSGLDFKYDHSVILGEGKLTLAFDATHYLKFDRNRPSTDEVEALIGTWRYPENIANLRLGWVGEHFYSSISAQFTDSYKDDIAGMRGRNIDELEELGVLDSNGERDVDSWTKINLNMGYDFADFNINLSMNNVLDEEPPVAYGSSRGFDSINHDALGANYRLSFTYFMK, encoded by the coding sequence ATGTTTAACAAATCGCTCATCGCCTTAACTGTGATCAGCGTCTCTAACCTAGCGGTTGCACAGAGCGCTGAGACGAATACATCCGAAATAGAAAAAATTACCGTGACCGGTTCTCAAATCAAGGGGGTCGATCTTGAGGGGGCACAACCACTCGTTATTATTGACAGTGAAGCGATTAAACGTTCAGGCGCCAGTAGCGTTTCAGAGCTGATGCTGCAATTAGGACAAACTCGTGGTGGTGATGGTTCGTTTAGTACCTCAGAATCGGGCGCGCTTTCCACCTCAACACCGGCAGGACAAGCAGCTGCATCACTTCGTGGCTTAGGCCCATCCGCGACCTTAACCTTAATTAACGGTCGCCGCGTTGCCGCAAGCTCTTTTGCCGCTGGCACGCAAAATTTTGTTGATATCAACAGCATTCCACTTGCCGCGATTGAGCGCGTTGAAGTACTGGCAACGGGGGCATCTGCAACCTATGGTGCCGATGCCGTTGCTGGTGTTATCAACTACATTTTAAAGAAAAACTATCAAGGCGCAGAATTAAATGTCTCGCAAGCAGACAGTTTTGAATCCTCTAGTGAGGGGAAAACCAACATTAACTTTATTTTTGGTACCAGCCTTGCTGACGGCAATTTGACCGTTTTTGGTGACTATTACAAACGCGAAGAATTTACCGCTCAAGATCGTGACTTTACCAAGTCGCCGTTGCTTGAGTCTTCATACTCTTACTTACCTAAAAATACGCCAAACATTTACTACTGGTCAGCAAAAGATGGCAATGAAATTGCCAACCCTAATTGTAAGACCGATTTAGTTACCACCGAATATGGTGAACAAATCTGTGCCTATTATCGTAATGAAGACGATGTTTTATTACCAGAGCTAGAAAGCGCTTCGGCCGGGTTTACCTACTCAAAAGAGATTGGTGAGATGTTCTGGAATACCGACTTTTTCTACTCACATTCAGAGTCTGTGGCTAAATCATCACCTTCAGCTATTTTAGATCTGGACGACGATGACGGCCCTTGGGTAAATGAAACGGCGCTGGAAATTTTCCCACAAGAGGTGCAAGATCAACTCTTTGATGCGATCTGGATTGATCCATATTACACCCAAGCTGATCAAAAACTTTGGGGCTTTAAATACGATGCACGATTTGCTACCCCAAGAACAGTTGAAGTAAGCACAGATGCGTTTCGTTTGGTGTCAACATTATCGGGTCAGTGGAATGATTGGGATTGGGAAACCGGCGTCACTCTTTCAAAGTCTGAGTCTGAGCAAGTCGCTATTGCGGGGGTTTACAATCGTTACAAGTATACCGCAGCGGTAGATGGCGAGTTGTGCTCAGATGGCACTTTAGCGTCTTATGATGGAGATACTGTATCATGTGCAAGCGGCAGCTTGCTGGGTATGTACAACCCATTTTTAGAAGGGGATGCAAACAATGACGCCATTTTAGCTCGGGCGCAAGAGAAACCAACTCGTGACGGTGAAAGTACGGTTTATGGTTGGGATGCGCGCTTATCTGGTGAGTTATTCGAATTTAACCAGCACATGGTCAGCGCCGCCTTTGGGATGGAAGTGCGCAAAGAAGAAATTACGGATGTACCATCATTAAATGCGCGTGCTCGTTCAGAAAATGACTACCTTGTTGATGTCTTTGGTTTTGGTTCGTCTTTCTCTGAAGCCGACCGCACACAATGGGCATCGTTTGCCGAGCTTTACTGGCCTTTAACCGATCAGTTAGAGATGCAACTTGCCGGTCGTTACGATAATTACGATGACTTTGGTGATACCTTTAATCCCAAAGTGGCACTAACGTATCGCCCTATCGATTCGTTAGTTGTGCGTGCCTCTTGGTCAACCGCCTTTAGAGCGCCAAGTTTAACCCAAGCAGGGGTCAAACTAAGAGCAACAACGGCTACTTATGACTGTGGTGCAAATCCAGCGGTTGCTGACTTGTACTGTGAAGGCTATGGCGATGAGCGTAGCCCGAACGTATTGGAGCTTGGAAATGCAAACTTAAGCCCAGAAGAGTCTGAGTCGGTAAGCTTAGGTTTTGCCTACAGCCCAACAGCCAATATCAATGTGTCACTTGATTACTGGGCATTTGAGCATGAAGATCTGGTTGATACCGATATGACGCAATTACTGGATCGCGCGTTAACGGACGCTTCGGTTCGTTTTTGTGGCTTGGTTCCTGAAGGTGAAATCGGGGTGTCTTATGATCCCTACCTTTGTGATGTTACCGACCAAGCTGGTTTAACCATTGAAGATCAAGGTGCTAACTTAAATGAAATTTTAGATGCCTGGATTGACTATGATGATCCGCGTTATTATGAGTTACCTTTATACCGTGACCATGTTATTCAGTTAATGAATACAGGTAAGCAAGAAGTAAGTGGCCTTGACTTTAAATACGATCACAGCGTTATCCTTGGTGAGGGCAAGCTAACCTTAGCCTTTGATGCCACCCATTACTTAAAGTTTGATCGTAACCGACCAAGCACGGATGAAGTGGAAGCGTTAATTGGCACATGGCGCTACCCAGAAAATATCGCCAACCTTCGTTTAGGTTGGGTTGGTGAACACTTCTATTCAAGCATCAGTGCACAATTTACCGACAGCTATAAAGACGATATAGCTGGTATGCGCGGTCGCAACATCGATGAACTTGAAGAGTTAGGTGTGCTAGACAGTAATGGCGAACGTGATGTAGATAGTTGGACCAAAATCAACCTAAATATGGGGTACGATTTTGCAGACTTTAACATCAACTTGAGCATGAATAACGTGCTTGACGAAGAGCCCCCTGTCGCTTACGGCTCAAGCCGTGGTTTTGACTCGATTAACCACGACGCTTTAGGCGCTAACTACCGCTTATCTTTCACCTATTTCATGAAGTAA
- a CDS encoding cyanophycinase, translating into MNQSQCEKSDRQQISPSTSELKQGKSGPLFKVNNSKIEQLRGLLIPHYPAQYHQGLLSLLKQIKKHSKQASLSKNQLRSYFKQFDLKGMIPALSDPEYYLLLDVLEVAVVDTQANKRLKEKVFLTQSKDSHSVFLYQEFVRLAGKKSKASKPNILVLTASARDPFEAADFYQQAFTQAGANAYWLPLDATLQAVWQMDGDLAQHCQRIDSYRLKHNGSYNRQAVYPDLVEKQINTCLNQSAVKQLVASVDGIFINGGDQSLTNKAFKNNDGSDSEILSIIKQRLAQNNILIGGTSAGTAVMSGASKQYPNTVMITNGRSEDAIFRGAKADVLPTEGCQKSNRCDLDLRHSDLTYNSTGGLGLFDYGILDTHFSERGRQGRLAVLTKHTGAKYAFGVDEATALVVSKNNTNQSIQLDVLGKAGVFIIENSVMDKQDQLTTHYLTAHDFATLASNKLTMTFADIKQAVPKSAQQTTEVTDNIFSQTNYQQWANRLCLGEFYSAKAAFDFKQQRKEITLSSSANFKASKAVISAKQPSDERQQPLCSYQNLALFL; encoded by the coding sequence ATGAATCAATCACAGTGTGAAAAAAGTGATAGACAACAGATAAGCCCATCGACGAGCGAGCTAAAACAGGGTAAATCGGGCCCCCTGTTTAAAGTAAACAATAGCAAAATTGAACAGCTACGCGGTTTGCTTATCCCCCACTATCCAGCGCAATACCATCAAGGCTTGTTGTCATTGTTAAAGCAAATAAAAAAACACAGCAAGCAAGCATCACTGAGCAAAAATCAACTAAGATCTTATTTCAAACAATTTGACCTCAAAGGCATGATCCCAGCCCTATCAGATCCTGAATATTATCTATTGCTTGATGTGTTAGAAGTGGCGGTCGTTGATACACAGGCGAATAAACGATTAAAAGAAAAAGTGTTTTTAACCCAATCAAAAGATTCTCATAGCGTTTTTTTATACCAAGAGTTTGTTCGCTTAGCAGGCAAAAAATCGAAAGCGAGTAAACCTAATATTTTGGTCTTAACGGCGTCTGCACGTGACCCTTTTGAGGCGGCAGATTTTTATCAACAAGCGTTTACCCAAGCAGGGGCTAATGCCTACTGGTTACCGCTTGATGCTACCTTACAAGCCGTTTGGCAAATGGATGGGGATTTAGCTCAGCACTGTCAACGCATTGATTCTTATCGACTCAAGCACAACGGTTCGTACAATAGACAAGCGGTCTACCCAGATTTAGTCGAAAAGCAAATCAATACGTGTCTCAATCAAAGTGCGGTAAAGCAACTTGTCGCATCTGTTGATGGTATTTTCATTAACGGAGGTGATCAATCACTGACCAATAAAGCCTTTAAAAATAATGATGGTAGTGACTCCGAAATTCTATCGATTATTAAGCAACGACTCGCCCAGAATAATATCTTAATTGGTGGCACCAGTGCCGGCACTGCGGTGATGTCGGGCGCGAGTAAGCAATACCCAAACACCGTCATGATCACCAATGGACGCAGTGAAGACGCCATTTTTAGAGGCGCAAAAGCCGATGTGCTACCGACCGAAGGCTGTCAAAAGTCAAATCGCTGTGATCTAGATTTACGCCATTCAGATCTGACCTACAATTCAACTGGCGGCTTGGGATTATTTGATTATGGCATCTTAGATACCCACTTTAGTGAGCGTGGTAGACAAGGACGATTAGCCGTATTAACCAAACACACGGGTGCTAAATACGCCTTCGGGGTTGATGAAGCTACCGCTTTAGTGGTGTCAAAAAATAATACCAACCAATCCATTCAGTTAGATGTTTTAGGCAAAGCTGGGGTTTTCATTATTGAAAATAGCGTAATGGACAAACAGGATCAGCTTACAACCCACTATTTAACCGCGCACGACTTTGCCACCCTAGCATCCAATAAATTAACCATGACATTTGCTGATATCAAACAAGCAGTGCCTAAATCAGCACAGCAAACAACCGAAGTGACTGACAATATTTTTTCCCAAACAAACTATCAACAATGGGCTAATAGATTGTGTTTAGGTGAATTTTACAGCGCTAAAGCGGCATTTGATTTTAAACAACAGCGCAAAGAGATCACTTTATCGAGCAGTGCTAATTTTAAAGCAAGCAAAGCCGTGATAAGCGCGAAACAACCGAGTGACGAGCGACAACAGCCACTCTGCTCTTATCAAAATTTGGCTTTATTTTTATAA
- a CDS encoding DUF4870 family protein, which produces MSDVAERAEPTIGAAKLVYVLYVAGLFFGITGLVGVIIAYINKSEAPEWLKSHYQFQIRTFWIGAVFMIVATLLTLVLIGWLLWLFWIIWLVVRCVKGYQALDADLPVANVKTWMF; this is translated from the coding sequence ATGAGCGATGTAGCTGAACGAGCTGAACCAACAATTGGGGCAGCAAAACTGGTTTATGTGCTTTACGTTGCGGGGCTGTTTTTTGGGATCACAGGCCTAGTTGGGGTTATTATTGCGTATATCAACAAGAGTGAAGCGCCAGAATGGTTAAAATCCCATTATCAATTTCAAATTCGAACCTTCTGGATTGGTGCTGTTTTTATGATTGTGGCGACACTACTGACCTTGGTATTGATAGGATGGTTACTGTGGTTATTTTGGATTATATGGTTGGTTGTACGATGCGTGAAAGGCTATCAAGCCCTTGATGCCGACTTACCAGTAGCTAACGTAAAAACGTGGATGTTTTAA